In a genomic window of Gloeocapsopsis dulcis:
- the trxB gene encoding thioredoxin-disulfide reductase has product MTNPTVENLVIIGSGPAGYTAAIYAARANLKPIVFEGFQVGGLPGGQLMTTTEVENFPGFPQGITGPDLMDQMKAQAERWGAELYTEDVTYVDLSQRPFTVRSEEREFKTHSVVIATGATAKRLGLPCEGEFWSRGISACAICDGATPIFHGAELAVAGGGDSAAEESIYLTKYGSQVHMLVRSDKMRASKAMQDRVLSNPKIQVHWNTEPIDVFGNEKHMEGVKVRNTQTGEESKIHAKGLFYAIGHKPNTSLFQGQIELDDVGYVVTKPGSPETSVEGVFAAGDVQDHEYRQAITAAGSGCMAAMLAERWLSSNGLIQEFHQAGNLHLDNELVHEAVKTEQNGEFDLSATRHQGGYALRKLFHESDRLMMVKYVAPGCGPCHTLKPILNKVVDEFDGKIHFIEIDIDKERDIAETAGVSGTPTIQLFKNQELLMEVKGIKQKSQYRQLIEANL; this is encoded by the coding sequence ATGACAAATCCAACAGTAGAGAACTTGGTAATTATTGGTTCTGGGCCAGCTGGGTATACCGCCGCGATTTATGCTGCACGAGCTAACCTCAAACCGATTGTATTTGAAGGCTTTCAAGTTGGGGGTTTGCCTGGTGGACAGCTCATGACAACGACTGAAGTAGAGAATTTCCCAGGCTTTCCCCAAGGAATCACTGGACCTGATTTAATGGATCAGATGAAGGCACAAGCCGAACGTTGGGGAGCTGAGTTATATACAGAAGACGTTACCTACGTTGATTTAAGTCAGCGTCCATTTACTGTACGTTCAGAAGAGCGCGAGTTTAAAACGCATAGCGTAGTAATTGCAACTGGTGCGACAGCAAAGCGGTTAGGATTACCCTGCGAAGGTGAGTTTTGGAGTCGAGGAATTTCGGCGTGTGCGATCTGCGATGGTGCAACACCGATTTTTCATGGTGCTGAACTTGCAGTTGCTGGTGGTGGAGACTCCGCAGCTGAAGAATCAATTTATCTGACTAAGTATGGTTCGCAAGTACACATGCTGGTAAGAAGTGACAAAATGCGGGCAAGTAAAGCAATGCAAGACCGTGTTTTGAGTAATCCCAAGATTCAAGTGCATTGGAATACTGAACCAATCGATGTGTTTGGGAATGAGAAGCATATGGAAGGCGTGAAAGTTCGCAATACCCAAACTGGCGAAGAAAGTAAAATTCATGCTAAAGGGCTATTTTACGCTATTGGTCATAAACCAAATACATCACTCTTCCAAGGACAAATTGAACTTGATGATGTAGGCTATGTTGTCACCAAGCCTGGTTCGCCAGAAACAAGTGTTGAAGGTGTCTTCGCCGCAGGTGACGTCCAAGATCATGAATACCGTCAAGCAATCACAGCGGCGGGTTCGGGTTGTATGGCAGCAATGTTAGCTGAACGCTGGTTGTCTTCCAATGGTTTGATTCAAGAATTTCATCAAGCGGGAAACTTACATTTAGATAATGAGTTAGTTCACGAAGCAGTCAAGACAGAGCAGAATGGTGAATTTGATTTAAGTGCAACACGTCATCAAGGTGGTTATGCTTTACGGAAATTGTTCCACGAGAGCGATCGCCTAATGATGGTTAAGTACGTTGCACCTGGATGCGGTCCTTGTCACACCTTAAAACCAATTCTCAATAAAGTAGTAGATGAGTTTGACGGCAAAATCCACTTTATCGAGATTGACATCGACAAAGAGCGTGAT